A stretch of Planktothrix serta PCC 8927 DNA encodes these proteins:
- a CDS encoding RNA-guided endonuclease InsQ/TnpB family protein has protein sequence MIVLEYKVKGKPNQYKAIDQAIRTTQFIRNKAIRYWMDNSRELKIDRFALNKYSTTLRNEFPFVADLNSMAVQSASERGWSAISRFYDNCKKKISGKKGYPKFQKDCRSVEYKTSGWKLHPTKRQITFTDKNGIGKLKLLGKWEIHTYNVKDIKRVRLIRRADGYYTQFCLNIDVTDVQPKTGKEIGLDVGIESFYTDSNGYHEPNPNFLRKAEQSIKQSQRQIYKKVKGSSGRRRARKIYAKKHLKVSRQRIEHAKRTARNVCTSNDVVVYEDLSVRNLVKNHCLAKSISDASWYLFRQWIEYFAAKFDKLAIPVPPHYTSQRCSNCGVIVKKSLSTRTHICNCGCELHRDTNAAIXLPLLFLG, from the coding sequence ATGATAGTTTTAGAATACAAAGTTAAAGGTAAACCCAATCAATATAAAGCAATTGATCAAGCAATTCGTACCACTCAATTCATTCGCAATAAAGCGATTAGATACTGGATGGATAATTCCAGAGAATTGAAGATTGATAGATTTGCTTTAAATAAATATTCCACAACTCTCAGAAATGAATTTCCCTTTGTTGCTGACCTAAACTCAATGGCAGTCCAATCCGCATCCGAGCGGGGGTGGTCTGCCATTAGTCGTTTTTACGACAACTGTAAGAAAAAGATTTCGGGTAAAAAAGGATATCCCAAATTCCAGAAAGATTGCCGTTCTGTTGAATATAAAACATCGGGATGGAAGTTGCACCCAACCAAAAGACAGATTACCTTTACCGACAAAAACGGGATTGGCAAACTTAAATTGTTGGGAAAATGGGAGATCCATACTTACAACGTTAAAGACATCAAGCGAGTACGTCTAATTCGTCGTGCTGATGGGTATTATACTCAGTTTTGTCTAAACATTGATGTAACTGATGTTCAACCGAAAACCGGAAAGGAAATTGGACTTGATGTTGGCATAGAATCGTTTTACACAGACTCAAATGGCTATCACGAACCTAATCCTAATTTCCTGAGAAAAGCTGAACAATCAATTAAGCAATCTCAGAGACAGATTTACAAGAAAGTTAAAGGTTCATCGGGTAGACGGAGAGCCAGAAAAATTTACGCCAAAAAACACTTAAAAGTAAGCAGACAACGGATTGAACACGCAAAGAGAACTGCGCGTAACGTATGCACATCTAACGATGTAGTCGTCTATGAAGATTTAAGTGTTAGGAATTTGGTTAAAAACCACTGTTTAGCTAAATCAATTAGTGATGCCAGTTGGTATTTGTTCCGACAATGGATAGAATATTTTGCAGCTAAATTTGATAAATTAGCAATTCCGGTTCCACCTCATTACACTTCACAGAGATGTTCTAATTGCGGGGTAATTGTAAAAAAATCTCTATCAACTCGCACCCATATTTGTAATTGTGGATGTGAACTTCATAGAGATACAAATGCTGCAATANTTCTCCCCCTCCTATTTCTAGGGTAA
- a CDS encoding tetratricopeptide repeat protein: MNNLLFFQKGLLLFKHEGILTAGTGVLQVSLSLGISWFLLHATPLTFLFGDSTVALAQTTTESNINSLFKTGIDQFRQGLFSEALATFNTVLEQQQKQGQKAEIAETLTYIGEVYTNLGKDAEAINVLQQALNSYRQFNQEAANKNPEYQTGISRSLNLLGFAYRNQNKVSEALKLHQEALQISQSINDRVNIGESLHNLASDYTTLNQYDQALNLYQQARKIREEVGDKRDLSRTLNNLGALYLIQGDNQKALEIYQQALALRRQIGDQAGVGRLLSNIGLLYRQLGDDSQALIYFQQASELMLRIEDNSSAARVYNLMGEIHVKSKQTDQALNSYQKAIELSKTAKDQINLSTALNNLGTVYYSQGQYSQALEAYQNAFSIYQTLSNKPEMGTTLNNIGQVYERLGNYPQALQTWKEALAILQQTGNQKAVQETQRSIDSVQKKQEGGA; this comes from the coding sequence ATGAACAATTTGTTATTTTTTCAAAAAGGGTTGCTTTTATTCAAACATGAAGGTATTTTAACTGCTGGTACTGGAGTGTTGCAAGTTTCTTTGAGTTTAGGCATCAGTTGGTTTTTGCTTCATGCAACACCTTTAACTTTTCTATTCGGAGACTCAACGGTCGCTCTCGCTCAAACAACAACAGAATCTAACATTAATTCTTTATTTAAAACCGGAATTGACCAATTTCGTCAAGGGTTATTTTCTGAAGCCTTAGCAACGTTTAACACGGTTTTAGAACAACAACAGAAACAAGGTCAAAAAGCTGAAATTGCGGAAACCCTGACTTATATTGGGGAAGTTTATACCAATTTAGGGAAGGATGCCGAAGCCATCAACGTTTTACAACAAGCTCTCAATTCTTATCGACAATTCAATCAAGAAGCCGCAAACAAAAACCCCGAATATCAAACGGGAATCAGTCGGAGTTTAAATTTGCTAGGATTTGCCTATCGCAATCAGAATAAAGTCTCAGAAGCCCTGAAATTACATCAAGAAGCGTTACAAATTTCCCAGTCTATTAATGATCGGGTTAATATTGGCGAATCTTTGCATAATTTAGCTTCTGATTATACCACTTTAAACCAATATGATCAAGCCTTAAACTTGTATCAACAAGCCCGAAAAATCCGGGAAGAAGTCGGAGATAAACGGGATCTTAGTCGCACTTTAAATAATTTAGGCGCTTTGTATTTAATTCAGGGAGATAATCAAAAAGCCTTAGAGATTTATCAACAAGCTTTAGCCCTGCGTCGCCAAATTGGAGATCAAGCCGGAGTCGGACGATTATTAAGTAATATTGGGCTATTGTATCGTCAGTTAGGAGATGATTCTCAAGCCTTAATTTATTTTCAACAAGCTTCGGAACTGATGCTCAGAATTGAGGATAATTCTAGTGCTGCCAGAGTCTATAATTTAATGGGGGAAATTCATGTGAAATCTAAACAAACTGATCAAGCTTTAAATTCCTATCAAAAGGCAATTGAATTGTCAAAAACAGCCAAGGATCAAATTAACTTAAGTACAGCCTTGAATAATTTAGGAACTGTTTATTATAGCCAAGGTCAATATTCGCAAGCGTTAGAAGCCTACCAAAATGCGTTCTCTATTTATCAAACCCTCAGTAATAAACCCGAAATGGGTACAACCTTAAACAATATTGGACAAGTTTATGAACGTTTAGGAAATTATCCCCAAGCCTTACAAACCTGGAAAGAAGCCTTAGCTATTCTCCAACAAACCGGAAACCAAAAAGCTGTTCAAGAAACCCAACGCAGTATTGACTCGGTACAAAAAAAACAAGAAGGTGGGGCGTAG
- a CDS encoding WecB/TagA/CpsF family glycosyltransferase, producing the protein MANEINILNVPIHNISKTELLKRLGAKGGVVFTPNVDHLMKLQKDPEFYGIYQDSTYRVCDSKILIYASKFLGQPIIEKISGSDLFPAFYDYFKDNEEMTIFLMGAAEGVAKRAQEKINAKVGREMIIESYSPPFGFEKDEVECQRIIDRINNSGATVLAIGVGAPKQEKWISQYRSQLKNIKVFLAIGATIDFEAGEKGRSPQWMSDMGVEWLHRLFSEPGRLWKRYLIEDLPFFWLLILQKLKLYNPPFSTREEFVNWESPRLGQLLRKAGLLSADQVNQVLEMQMEQPEKRFGDFIVEFGWLEQETVDFFADYLPDLALSKHRHPLGYYLYKAKLLNEAQIDLILEEQGELNLRFGEVAVMKGWIKQQTLDTVLDYLTQEFRDSFAA; encoded by the coding sequence ATGGCTAACGAAATCAATATCCTCAATGTTCCTATCCATAACATTAGCAAAACCGAGCTTCTCAAACGACTGGGTGCAAAAGGTGGTGTTGTTTTTACGCCCAATGTTGATCATTTGATGAAGTTGCAAAAAGACCCGGAATTTTATGGAATCTATCAAGATTCAACCTACCGAGTTTGTGATAGTAAAATCCTGATTTATGCTTCTAAATTTTTAGGTCAGCCCATAATAGAAAAAATTTCAGGTTCGGATTTATTTCCAGCATTCTATGATTATTTCAAAGACAATGAAGAAATGACCATCTTTTTGATGGGGGCTGCGGAAGGCGTAGCTAAACGCGCTCAGGAAAAAATTAATGCCAAAGTAGGCCGGGAAATGATTATCGAGTCCTATTCTCCTCCCTTTGGATTTGAAAAAGATGAGGTAGAATGTCAACGGATTATTGATCGGATTAATAATTCGGGTGCAACAGTATTAGCAATTGGTGTGGGTGCTCCCAAACAAGAAAAATGGATTTCACAATACCGTAGTCAACTCAAAAATATCAAAGTTTTCTTAGCAATTGGTGCAACAATTGACTTTGAAGCCGGAGAAAAAGGTCGCTCTCCCCAATGGATGAGCGATATGGGGGTCGAATGGTTGCACCGTTTGTTTTCTGAACCTGGACGTTTATGGAAGCGGTATCTGATTGAAGATCTGCCTTTCTTCTGGTTACTGATTCTGCAAAAGTTAAAACTGTATAATCCTCCGTTCTCCACGCGAGAAGAATTTGTCAATTGGGAATCTCCTCGCTTGGGACAACTGTTAAGAAAAGCTGGTTTACTGTCTGCTGATCAAGTAAACCAGGTCTTAGAAATGCAGATGGAACAACCGGAAAAACGATTCGGCGATTTTATTGTTGAGTTCGGATGGTTGGAACAGGAAACGGTTGATTTCTTTGCCGATTATTTACCCGATTTAGCACTGTCAAAACATCGGCATCCTTTGGGTTACTATCTATACAAAGCTAAATTGTTAAATGAAGCCCAAATTGATTTAATCCTAGAAGAACAAGGGGAATTGAATCTAAGGTTTGGAGAAGTTGCGGTGATGAAAGGCTGGATCAAACAGCAAACTCTCGATACCGTATTGGATTACTTAACCCAAGAATTTCGGGATTCTTTCGCGGCTTAA
- a CDS encoding ComEC/Rec2 family competence protein gives MNQTVILILAFAYLLGLLVGAIPGGNYALLGLGIILAIATALQQIYQQKQSRKARIQQFIKQKETRKDALTDPIEFATKVPKLPRPKLPFWVWLLAGITAFLASVYLQIKTPQPSLNDISQLILNSGNSQDLLITVRGEVNSIPRLTRSGRGQFWLKVNQVNEITNNNTPIAVSRDVTGLVYVTVPLLKATGLYPGESIAITGSLYKPQPPSNPGGFNFQNYLAQQGSFAGLRGRYISHDDSQPPPWGLWKIRQRITRAQAKLLGVPEGSLLSAMVLGRLAVDLPYNIRDIFVQVGLAHILAASGFQVSFLLGIILAITQKFSPTVRFNLGLLTLLIYLGLTGISPSVLRATLMGLAVLIALVTQRQTKPLSVLLMVAILLLIVNPTWIFDIGFQLSFLATLGLMVTVPSLMQGLNWMPPFFASLIAVPLAAIIWTLPLQLYVFKALCPYSILVNIIASPLISIITLGGMASALVSLFLPGLGSAIAQLLHYPILGLIETADYFSQLPGNSIAVGSISLIQLIVLYSLNLLIWAYFTVINRPSNPRFASSKKGLIPILFTVTIAVLIVVVPSWYTKNIQFQATILSTPKEPILVIEEKGKVTLINSGSQNTAQFAVLPFLNAQGVNEIQGSVATHSQLGLSIGWPLILENIPIKTFYDNPAPKKTYQATNEVILKTLAQQKGAYVPLKLRQPVMLGSVKIELLNAQPPVIQFQIGQNTWTLLGETSPSDQQQLIQTQSVNSTQVLWWSGEPLTPELLSVLTPKIAIASSNSIDPKTVETLSQQQTQIFWTGRDGALRWTPTQGFETTLDFDQTDGSFL, from the coding sequence ATGAATCAAACGGTAATTTTAATTCTGGCTTTTGCTTATTTATTAGGTTTGTTGGTGGGTGCAATTCCTGGGGGAAACTATGCACTATTAGGATTAGGAATTATATTAGCAATAGCGACAGCCTTGCAACAAATTTATCAACAGAAACAATCTCGTAAAGCCCGAATTCAACAATTTATAAAGCAAAAAGAAACCCGCAAAGATGCCCTAACAGACCCGATAGAGTTTGCTACTAAAGTTCCTAAACTTCCTCGTCCTAAACTGCCATTTTGGGTGTGGTTATTAGCCGGAATTACTGCTTTTTTGGCGAGTGTTTATTTACAAATTAAAACGCCTCAACCTTCTCTAAATGATATTAGTCAGTTAATTCTAAATAGTGGAAATAGCCAAGATTTATTAATTACCGTTCGCGGAGAAGTTAATAGTATTCCTCGGTTAACTCGTTCAGGACGGGGACAATTTTGGTTAAAGGTAAATCAAGTTAATGAAATTACCAATAATAATACTCCGATCGCCGTTAGTCGAGATGTTACTGGTCTAGTTTATGTTACCGTTCCCCTATTAAAAGCAACGGGGTTATATCCTGGGGAAAGTATAGCCATTACCGGAAGTTTATACAAACCTCAACCCCCTTCAAACCCCGGAGGATTTAATTTTCAAAACTATCTCGCTCAACAAGGATCATTTGCAGGATTGCGGGGACGTTATATTAGTCATGATGATAGTCAACCGCCTCCTTGGGGACTGTGGAAAATTCGCCAACGCATTACTCGCGCTCAAGCTAAATTATTAGGAGTTCCCGAAGGTTCACTATTAAGCGCGATGGTATTAGGACGTTTAGCCGTTGATTTACCTTACAATATTCGAGATATTTTTGTTCAAGTTGGACTCGCTCATATTCTCGCTGCTTCTGGTTTTCAAGTCTCATTTTTATTGGGTATTATTTTAGCCATTACTCAAAAGTTTTCCCCTACCGTTCGGTTTAATTTGGGATTATTAACCTTACTAATTTATTTGGGATTAACAGGAATTTCCCCCTCCGTTTTACGAGCAACATTAATGGGATTAGCGGTATTAATTGCCCTTGTCACCCAACGTCAAACGAAACCTTTAAGCGTTTTGTTAATGGTAGCAATATTATTATTAATTGTCAATCCAACCTGGATATTTGATATTGGATTTCAACTCAGTTTTTTAGCCACTTTAGGATTAATGGTAACGGTTCCTTCCTTAATGCAAGGGTTAAATTGGATGCCGCCTTTCTTCGCCTCTTTAATTGCCGTTCCTTTAGCGGCTATCATCTGGACATTACCCTTACAACTCTATGTTTTTAAAGCCTTATGTCCTTATAGTATTCTAGTCAATATTATCGCCTCTCCTCTAATTTCTATTATTACATTAGGAGGCATGGCGAGTGCATTAGTTTCCCTATTTTTGCCCGGTTTAGGAAGTGCGATCGCCCAATTACTCCATTATCCCATATTAGGTTTAATTGAAACGGCAGACTATTTTAGTCAACTTCCGGGGAATTCTATTGCTGTTGGCAGTATTTCCCTGATTCAACTGATCGTTCTTTATAGTTTAAATCTTTTAATTTGGGCTTACTTTACGGTTATTAATCGCCCATCAAATCCAAGATTTGCTTCTTCAAAAAAAGGGTTAATCCCGATTTTATTTACTGTAACTATAGCGGTATTAATTGTTGTAGTTCCGAGTTGGTATACTAAAAATATTCAGTTTCAAGCCACAATTCTCAGTACACCCAAAGAACCGATTTTAGTCATTGAAGAAAAAGGAAAAGTCACCTTAATTAATAGTGGGAGTCAGAACACGGCTCAATTTGCCGTTTTACCCTTTTTAAACGCTCAAGGTGTGAATGAAATTCAAGGATCAGTTGCGACCCATTCCCAACTGGGTTTAAGTATTGGTTGGCCGTTAATCTTAGAAAATATTCCGATAAAAACCTTTTACGATAATCCCGCTCCGAAAAAAACCTATCAAGCAACCAATGAAGTTATTCTGAAAACATTAGCTCAACAAAAAGGTGCTTATGTTCCTTTAAAATTACGTCAACCTGTGATGTTAGGTTCTGTAAAAATTGAATTATTAAATGCTCAACCCCCGGTAATTCAATTTCAAATTGGTCAAAATACTTGGACATTATTAGGGGAAACTTCACCCTCTGATCAACAACAATTAATTCAAACTCAAAGTGTCAACTCAACTCAGGTATTATGGTGGTCAGGAGAACCCTTAACCCCAGAACTTTTATCCGTATTAACCCCTAAAATTGCGATCGCTTCTTCCAATTCGATTGATCCTAAAACCGTAGAAACCCTGAGTCAACAACAGACTCAAATCTTTTGGACAGGTCGAGATGGGGCCTTAAGATGGACACCGACCCAAGGTTTTGAAACAACTTTAGATTTTGATCAAACAGATGGGTCTTTTCTTTGA
- a CDS encoding HNH endonuclease, which yields MKSNPRIFIPKEVRRYVFLRDNYQCKSCGKTDSETQLTIDHIIPLAKGGSNDISNLQTLCFECNQKKKADFDPRFKRNFTT from the coding sequence ATGAAAAGTAACCCCAGAATTTTTATTCCCAAAGAAGTCAGAAGATATGTATTTTTACGAGACAATTATCAATGTAAAAGTTGTGGAAAAACAGACAGTGAAACCCAACTGACGATTGATCATATTATTCCTTTAGCCAAAGGCGGGTCTAACGATATTAGTAATTTGCAAACCTTGTGTTTTGAATGTAACCAGAAAAAGAAAGCGGATTTTGATCCCCGTTTCAAGCGAAACTTTACAACTTAA
- the chlP gene encoding geranylgeranyl reductase, with amino-acid sequence MTLRVAVVGSGPAGSSAAETLVKAGIETYLFERKLDNAKPCGGAIPLCMVSEFDLPAHVIDRRVRKMKMISPSNREVDIFIEKEDEYIGMCRREILDGFMRDRAVSLGAILINGTVHQLEIPQTSSKPYVIHYHDHATAEGGVGTPRTLEVDVVIGADGANSRIAKAMDAGDYNYAIAFQERIRIPEDKMAYYEDRAEMYVGNDVSPDFYAWVFPKYDHVAVGTGTMKPNQAMIKQLQAGIRARAANRIEGGKIIKVEAHPIPEHPRPRRVVGRVALVGDAAGTVTKSSGEGIYFAAKSGRMCAETIVERSNSGQRIPTEADLKEYIKLWDKKYGITYLVLDILQRVFYRTDATREAFVEMCADRDVQKLTFDSYLYKTVVPANPLIQMKITAKTLGSLLRGSALAP; translated from the coding sequence TTGACACTAAGGGTTGCTGTTGTTGGTTCTGGCCCTGCGGGTTCTTCCGCAGCCGAGACGCTAGTGAAAGCAGGCATTGAAACCTACCTGTTTGAACGCAAGCTGGATAACGCCAAACCCTGTGGTGGGGCGATCCCGCTTTGTATGGTGAGTGAGTTTGACTTACCTGCTCACGTCATTGATCGGCGGGTGAGAAAAATGAAAATGATCTCTCCCTCGAACCGTGAGGTTGATATTTTCATTGAAAAAGAAGACGAATATATTGGAATGTGCCGTCGGGAAATTCTCGATGGGTTTATGCGCGATCGCGCCGTCTCTTTAGGGGCAATTTTAATCAATGGTACTGTTCATCAATTAGAAATTCCTCAAACCAGTTCCAAGCCTTATGTGATCCATTACCATGATCATGCAACGGCCGAAGGTGGCGTGGGTACACCCAGAACCCTAGAAGTGGATGTGGTGATCGGGGCAGATGGGGCTAACTCCCGCATTGCTAAAGCCATGGATGCTGGGGATTATAATTATGCGATCGCCTTCCAAGAACGCATCCGTATCCCCGAAGATAAAATGGCCTATTATGAAGATCGGGCGGAAATGTACGTTGGAAACGATGTTTCTCCTGACTTCTACGCCTGGGTATTCCCCAAATATGATCACGTTGCGGTGGGAACTGGGACAATGAAACCCAACCAAGCCATGATCAAACAATTGCAAGCGGGAATTCGCGCCCGGGCAGCGAACCGCATCGAAGGCGGTAAAATTATTAAAGTCGAAGCTCACCCCATTCCCGAACATCCCCGTCCCCGTCGGGTTGTGGGACGAGTGGCTTTAGTCGGAGATGCCGCCGGAACAGTTACGAAGTCCTCTGGAGAAGGCATCTATTTCGCCGCCAAGTCTGGCCGGATGTGTGCGGAAACCATTGTGGAACGGAGTAATAGTGGTCAACGCATTCCCACAGAAGCGGATCTGAAGGAATATATCAAACTCTGGGATAAGAAATATGGCATTACTTATCTGGTGTTGGATATTCTGCAACGAGTCTTCTATCGCACGGATGCGACCCGTGAAGCTTTTGTAGAGATGTGTGCTGATAGAGATGTGCAGAAGTTAACCTTTGATAGCTATCTGTACAAAACCGTTGTTCCAGCCAACCCTCTAATTCAGATGAAGATTACCGCAAAAACCCTGGGGAGTTTGTTACGCGGAAGTGCGTTAGCACCGTAA
- a CDS encoding sensor histidine kinase produces the protein MSPTNPSEEQLNTAEILQLVQQEKTATLSHLVSSVVHEINNPLGCIAGNITYIKDYVKDLLNLIELYQEHYPDPVNEITDEIDAIDLEYLMEDVPKLLSAMENGAERLHQISNALRTFGRFESDRKVLFNIHDGIDSVLLMLKSRCKGTKIRSPIEVIKNYGDIPEINCYPGHFNQALSYLINYGIDALDEKAKAQPSNPEFKPTITIKTSLTSDAVILSIQDNSLGISESDQKTIFEELLVTKRVEQGTGIGLSVSRQIIEDRHQGKIKCQSSLGIGTEFIIELPRASES, from the coding sequence ATGAGTCCAACAAACCCATCAGAAGAACAACTCAATACGGCGGAGATTTTGCAATTAGTTCAACAAGAAAAAACAGCTACCTTGAGTCATTTAGTTTCTAGTGTTGTCCATGAAATTAATAATCCATTAGGGTGTATTGCAGGGAATATTACTTATATTAAAGATTATGTCAAAGATTTATTAAATTTAATTGAATTGTATCAAGAACATTATCCCGATCCTGTTAATGAAATTACTGATGAAATTGATGCGATTGATTTAGAATATTTAATGGAAGATGTGCCGAAATTGTTATCGGCTATGGAGAATGGAGCAGAACGTTTACATCAAATTAGTAATGCTTTACGAACCTTTGGGAGATTTGAGAGCGATCGCAAAGTTTTATTTAATATTCATGATGGCATTGATAGTGTATTATTAATGTTAAAAAGTCGTTGTAAAGGAACTAAAATCCGATCTCCTATTGAAGTGATTAAAAACTATGGAGACATCCCGGAAATTAACTGTTATCCAGGGCATTTTAATCAAGCTTTATCTTATTTAATTAATTATGGAATTGATGCTTTAGATGAAAAAGCCAAAGCTCAACCCTCTAACCCTGAATTTAAACCGACGATCACGATTAAAACCAGCTTAACTTCAGATGCTGTTATTTTATCAATTCAAGATAATAGTTTAGGAATATCTGAGAGTGATCAAAAGACTATTTTTGAGGAATTATTAGTCACAAAACGGGTAGAACAAGGAACCGGAATTGGTTTATCCGTCAGTCGTCAAATTATTGAAGATCGACATCAAGGTAAAATTAAATGTCAGTCATCGTTAGGAATTGGAACCGAATTTATCATCGAACTTCCCAGAGCATCGGAGTCTTAA
- a CDS encoding cytotoxic translational repressor of toxin-antitoxin stability system, with protein MTLDVRYGRSFIYDLMSLEPSAYSKVYHFVFVEFKNIKHLKDLPDLKPLGSSAIFYRFTLENYLIGIEVTGQIVKFVRILPKPHF; from the coding sequence GTGACGCTTGATGTCCGCTATGGTCGATCTTTTATTTATGACCTGATGAGCTTAGAACCCTCCGCTTATTCTAAGGTCTACCATTTTGTGTTTGTTGAATTTAAAAATATTAAACATCTTAAAGATTTACCCGATCTTAAACCTTTAGGTTCTAGTGCAATCTTTTATCGATTTACTTTAGAAAACTATTTAATTGGAATTGAAGTTACAGGTCAAATTGTCAAATTTGTCCGCATTTTACCCAAACCCCATTTTTAA
- a CDS encoding HAD hydrolase family protein: MSLIPFTEAIEANALDNIRLIATDIDGTLTKQGKFTTDLLQALSQLKRAKIPVILITGRSAGWVQALKNYLPVTGAIAENGGLFYPFESDQPQFLSSLNSLSQHRQNLATAFQILQVQCPHLQASADNPFRFTDWTFDIQNISLSEIQLLTELCEELGWGFTYSTVQGHIKPKTQDKATGLLKIIQHYWSELTPEQILTIGDSPNDQTLFNSELFPQSVGVANLLDYTDQLIHKPRYVTAGSEVEGFCQIVNIFQS, from the coding sequence ATGTCTTTAATACCATTCACAGAAGCCATAGAAGCGAATGCACTTGATAATATTCGTTTAATTGCAACGGATATTGATGGAACTTTAACAAAACAGGGAAAATTTACAACGGATTTATTACAAGCTTTATCTCAATTAAAACGAGCTAAAATTCCGGTAATTTTAATTACAGGACGTTCCGCCGGATGGGTACAAGCGTTAAAAAATTATCTTCCAGTGACAGGTGCGATCGCCGAAAATGGCGGATTATTTTATCCCTTTGAGTCCGATCAGCCTCAATTTTTAAGTTCCTTAAATTCCCTATCTCAACATCGTCAAAATTTAGCCACAGCCTTTCAAATTCTCCAAGTCCAATGTCCTCACTTACAAGCCTCCGCCGATAATCCTTTTCGGTTTACAGACTGGACTTTTGATATTCAAAATATTAGTTTATCGGAAATTCAACTGTTAACAGAACTCTGTGAAGAATTAGGCTGGGGATTTACCTATAGTACCGTTCAAGGTCATATTAAACCCAAAACCCAAGATAAAGCAACGGGATTATTAAAAATAATTCAACACTATTGGTCAGAATTAACCCCTGAACAAATTCTCACCATTGGTGATAGTCCTAATGATCAAACCCTTTTTAATTCTGAGTTATTTCCTCAGTCCGTTGGAGTTGCTAATCTTTTAGACTACACGGATCAATTAATCCATAAACCCCGGTATGTAACCGCAGGTTCAGAAGTAGAAGGGTTTTGTCAAATTGTTAATATTTTTCAGTCTTGA
- the cofH gene encoding 7,8-didemethyl-8-hydroxy-5-deazariboflavin synthase subunit CofH: MILNLTVDTILNRAVAGNDLSPEEGVILLEQTDPAILENIRGVSDSWRSQQVGETVTYVINRNINFTNICEQHCSFCAFRRDAGDEGAFWLEIDQILEKTAEAVQRGATEICMQGGLNLEAKIQGKSLPYYLHLIQTIKTQFPHLHLHAFSPQEVQFIAREDHLNYADVIMALKDAGVGSMPGTAAEILEDSVRKIICPEKINTATWLEIVETAHRLGVPTTSTMLSGHIETPQQQMYHLQQLRSLQQKAIERNYPARITEFIVLPFVGETAPAPLRRRVGRDQPLLANTLLLTAVARIFLGNYIPNHQPSWVKLGLAGATEALRWGCNDIGGTLMEEHITTMAGAKGGTSMEPKTLIQAIASLGRPAQQRDTLYIPNS; the protein is encoded by the coding sequence ATGATACTAAATTTAACTGTTGATACCATTCTTAACCGGGCTGTAGCAGGTAATGATTTATCCCCAGAGGAGGGGGTGATTTTGCTGGAACAAACTGATCCAGCGATCCTGGAAAATATTCGAGGGGTGAGTGATAGCTGGCGATCGCAACAAGTGGGAGAAACCGTTACTTATGTGATTAATCGTAATATTAATTTTACGAATATCTGTGAACAGCATTGCAGTTTTTGTGCGTTTCGTCGAGATGCGGGAGATGAAGGGGCGTTTTGGTTGGAAATTGATCAAATTTTAGAAAAAACGGCTGAGGCGGTTCAACGGGGCGCGACGGAAATTTGTATGCAGGGCGGGTTAAACCTGGAAGCCAAAATTCAGGGGAAATCCTTACCCTATTATTTGCATTTAATTCAAACGATTAAAACTCAATTTCCTCACCTGCATCTTCATGCCTTTTCCCCCCAAGAAGTACAATTTATTGCCAGGGAAGATCATCTCAATTATGCAGATGTGATCATGGCTTTAAAGGATGCTGGAGTCGGTTCAATGCCTGGGACTGCTGCGGAAATTTTAGAAGATTCTGTGCGAAAAATTATCTGTCCTGAAAAAATTAATACCGCCACTTGGTTAGAAATTGTTGAAACAGCCCATCGTCTCGGTGTTCCCACCACTAGCACAATGTTATCGGGTCATATTGAAACCCCTCAACAGCAAATGTACCATTTACAACAGTTGCGATCGCTCCAACAAAAAGCCATTGAACGGAATTATCCCGCTAGAATTACAGAATTTATTGTCTTACCTTTTGTCGGAGAAACGGCTCCGGCTCCCTTACGGCGACGAGTAGGACGGGATCAACCCCTGTTAGCTAATACCTTATTATTAACGGCCGTTGCTCGAATTTTCCTCGGTAATTATATCCCTAACCATCAACCCAGTTGGGTGAAATTGGGTTTAGCAGGTGCTACAGAAGCCTTGCGATGGGGATGTAATGACATTGGCGGGACGTTAATGGAAGAACACATCACCACAATGGCGGGTGCGAAAGGTGGAACCTCTATGGAACCCAAAACCTTAATTCAGGCGATCGCATCCCTCGGACGTCCTGCTCAACAACGAGATACCCTTTATATTCCCAATTCGTAA